One Pleuronectes platessa chromosome 9, fPlePla1.1, whole genome shotgun sequence genomic region harbors:
- the b3galt2 gene encoding beta-1,3-galactosyltransferase 2, whose amino-acid sequence MQWRRRHCCPIKMTWTIKRSVFRTHVTGLLSLALLFTFFLFFSHQDWLPGRSGLRENPLSNTLKALRSPKGDGNQSSSLRSPWRDGGYVAPKPLLNLSTQQAEGPAGETVGSRMGVMGLGDTMSTNNSLQKEMGVGGTLSAQPYRYILNEPFKCRDTTPFLILLIAAEPSQADARNAIRATWGNESVAMGLGFVRLFLLGVGKSSDTFLQSSIEEESRIHHDIIQQDYQDTYYNLTIKTLMGMNWVATHCPHASYVMKTDSDMFVNTEYLIQKLLKPELPPKHRFFTGYMMRGYAPNRNKDSKWYMAPELYPSERYPIFCSGTGYVFSGDMAELIYQASLGIRRLHLEDVYVGICLAKLRIDPVPPPNEFLFNHWRVSYSSCKYSHLITSHQFQPNELVKYWNHLQSNKHNACINITKEKNGRYRNRRFHGERPP is encoded by the coding sequence ATGCAGTGGAGACGGCGGCACTGCTGTCCCATCAAGATGACCTGGACCATCAAGCGTTCAGTCTTTCGGACCCACGTGACAGGCCTCCTCTCGCTGGCTCTGctcttcactttcttcttgtttttcagcCACCAGGACTGGCTGCCGGGGCGCAGTGGGCTCCGGGAAAACCCACTCAGTAATACACTGAAGGCCCTTCGCAGCCCCAAGGGGGACGGCAACCAGAGCAGCTCCCTGAGGAGCCCGTGGAGGGACGGGGGATATGTAGCGCCAAAGCCTCTGCTCAACCTGAGCACTCAGCAGGCGGAGGGGCCGGCAGGAGAGACCGTCGGAAGCAGGATGGGTGTAATGGGGCTCGGGGACACCATGAGCACCAACAACAGTTTACAGAAGGAGATGGGTGTGGGAGGGACGCTCAGTGCTCAGCCCTACCGCTACATCCTGAACGAGCCCTTCAAGTGCAGGGACACCACGCCCTTCCTCATACTCCTCATTGCTGCCGAGCCCAGCCAGGCCGATGCCCGAAACGCCATCCGTGCAACCTGGGGGAATGAGAGTGTAGCGATGGGCCTGGGGTTTGTCCGTCTCTTTCTGCTCGGAGTAGGAAAGAGCTCTGACACCTTCCTCCAGAGCAGCATCGAGGAAGAGAGCCGCATTCACCATGACATCATTCAACAGGACTACCAGGACACTTACTACAACCTGACCATCAAAACCCTGATGGGCATGAACTGGGTGGCCACCCACTGCCCACACGCCTCCTATGTGATGAAGACAGACAGCGACATGTTTGTCAACACCGAGTATCTCATCCAAAAGCTGCTGAAGCCCGAGCTGCCTCCCAAGCATCGGTTCTTCACCGGCTACATGATGAGAGGCTATGCGCCAAACAGAAACAAGGACAGCAAGTGGTACATGGCGCCAGAGCTTTACCCGAGCGAGCGCTACCCGATATTCTGCTCGGGCACGGGGTATGTGTTCTCAGGGGACATGGCCGAGCTGATCTACCAGGCCTCTCTCGGCATTCGCAGACTGCACTTGGAGGATGTTTACGTGGGGATCTGCTTGGCGAAGCTCCGCATCGACCCGGTACCCCCACCCAATGAGTTCCTCTTCAACCACTGGCGGGTGTCTTACTCCAGTTGTAAGTACAGCCACCTGATCACGTCGCATCAGTTCCAACCCAACGAACTCGTCAAGTACTGGAACCACTTGCAGAGCAACAAGCACAACGCCTGCATCAACATAACCAAGGAAAAGAATGGCAGGTACCGGAACCGAAGGTTTCACGGAGAGAGGCCTCCATGA
- the glrx2 gene encoding glutaredoxin 2 isoform X1: MFHPGQQLDYFLAVCHFVSMWSRAGSLPRLAWTGCRRMGNFTSSTTGSLSSSSCVQYVQEVVSQNCVVIFSKTTCPYCKMAKNVFNEIGATYKVVELDEHNDGRRLQEALAQVTGARTVPRVFINGHCIGGGSDTKQLHQQGRLVPLIEQCAPCCSSAEGSASGQFAK; the protein is encoded by the exons ATGTTCCACCCAGGTCAACAGCTCGATTACTTTCTGGCCGTGTGTCACTTTGTCTCCATGTGGTCTCGGGCTGGAAGCCTCCCGAGGCTGGCGTGGACCGGCTGCCGAAG aATGGGGAATTTTACATCGTCCACGACTGGGAGTCTGTCGAGCTCATCCTGCGTACAGTATGTTCAG GAAGTGGTGTCACAGAACTGTGTCGTGATATTCTCCAAGACCACCTGTCCTTATTGCAAAATGGCCAAGAACGTCTTCAATGAAATCGGTGCCACCTACAAAGTGGTCGAACTGGATGAACACAATGACGGGAGGAGACTGCAAGAGGCCTTAGCTCAGGTGACCGGTGCCAGAACG GTGCCGAGAGTCTTCATCAACGGACACTGCATCGGCGGCGGCTCCGACACCAAACAGCTCCACCAGCAGGGGAGGCTGGTGCCCCTGATCGAACAGTGTGCTCCCTGCTGCTCCAGCGCCGAGGGCTCCGCCAGCGGCCAGTTCGCTAAATGA
- the glrx2 gene encoding glutaredoxin 2 isoform X2, producing MGNFTSSTTGSLSSSSCVQYVQEVVSQNCVVIFSKTTCPYCKMAKNVFNEIGATYKVVELDEHNDGRRLQEALAQVTGARTVPRVFINGHCIGGGSDTKQLHQQGRLVPLIEQCAPCCSSAEGSASGQFAK from the exons ATGGGGAATTTTACATCGTCCACGACTGGGAGTCTGTCGAGCTCATCCTGCGTACAGTATGTTCAG GAAGTGGTGTCACAGAACTGTGTCGTGATATTCTCCAAGACCACCTGTCCTTATTGCAAAATGGCCAAGAACGTCTTCAATGAAATCGGTGCCACCTACAAAGTGGTCGAACTGGATGAACACAATGACGGGAGGAGACTGCAAGAGGCCTTAGCTCAGGTGACCGGTGCCAGAACG GTGCCGAGAGTCTTCATCAACGGACACTGCATCGGCGGCGGCTCCGACACCAAACAGCTCCACCAGCAGGGGAGGCTGGTGCCCCTGATCGAACAGTGTGCTCCCTGCTGCTCCAGCGCCGAGGGCTCCGCCAGCGGCCAGTTCGCTAAATGA
- the uchl5 gene encoding ubiquitin carboxyl-terminal hydrolase isozyme L5: MAGSAGEWCLMESDPGVFTELIKGFGCKGSQVEEIWSMEPENFDNLKPVHGLIFLFKWQPGEEPAGSIVQDSRLDQIFFAKQVINNACATQAIVSVLLNCSHSDMLLGDTLTEFREFSQSFDAAMKGLALSNSEVIRQVHNSFARQQMFEFDAKPSAKDEDAFHFVSYVPVNGRLYELDGLREGPIDLGACTQDDWISAVRPVIEKRIQKYSEGEIRFNLMAIVSDRKMIYERKIAELQTQLTEDEPMDTDQSSTFLSSIQSEIAKYQLLIDEENQKLKRYKIENIRRKHNYLPFIMELLKTLAEYQQLIPLVEKAKEKQSAKKAQEAK; this comes from the exons ATGGCCGGCAGCGCGGGAGAATGGTGCCTGATGGAGAGCGACCCCGGGGTGTTCACCGAGCTCATCAAAGGTTTCG GCTGCAAAGGCTCCCAGGTGGAGGAGATCTGGAGCATGGAGCCGGAGAACTTTGACAACCTGAA ACCAGTTCACGGCCTGATCTTCCTGTTCAAGTGGCAGCCGGGCGAAGAGCCGGCAGGCTCCATTGTCCAGGACTCGAGACTCGACCAAATCTTCTTTGCAAAACAG gTCATCAACAACGCTTGTGCGACGCAGGCGATTGTCAGCGTTCTGCTCAACTGCTCCCACTCCGACATGCTGCTCGGAGACACACTGACAGAGTTCAGAGAGTTCTCACAGAGTTTCGACGCTGCT ATGAAAGGTTTGGCTCTCAGCAACTCTGAAGTGATCCGACAAGTTCACAACAGCTTTGCCAG ACAGCAAATGTTTGAATTCGATGCGAAGCCGTCAGCGAAGGACGAGGACGCCTTCCACTTCGTGAGCTACGTCCCTGTGAACGGACGACTATACGAGTTGGACGGACTTCGAGAGGGACCAATTGACCTCG GTGCCTGCACCCAGGACGACTGGATCAGTGCCGTTCGCCCAGTGATTGAGAAAAGAATACAGAA GTACAGCGAGGGAGAGATCCGGTTCAACCTAATGGCCATCGTGTCGGACAGAAAGATGATCTACGAGAGGAAAATCGCGGAGCTCCAGACTCAGCTCACCGAG GACGAGCCGATGGACACAGACCAGAGCAGCACGTTCCTCAGCTCCATCCAGTCCGAGATCGCCAAGTACCAGCTCCTCATTGACGAGGAGAATCAGAAACTTAAAAGATATAAG ATTGAAAACATTCGACGAAAGCACAACTACCTTCCTTTCATCATGGAGCTTCTGAAGACACTGGCAGAGTACCAGCAGCTAATACCCCTGGTGGAGAAG GCAAAGGAGAAGCAGAGCGCCAAAAAGGCTCAGGAGGCCAAGTGA
- the rgs2 gene encoding regulator of G-protein signaling 2, translated as MRENLANMAFTDCLTPADLFPEGKGSKRKNWGTRIRFLLKTNSSHSVLHLVRNRRYRPSPDDVSQWAQSLDKLLSHKYGKMIFCIFLKSEFCEENIEFWTACEEFCTLTSHKELVSKANSIYEEFIRSEAPKEINLDYHTKNHITESLDDPTVTSFLSAQKKVYSLMENNSYPRFIHSDLYKELCSRAEAKHLRAWSN; from the exons ATGAGAGAGAACCTTGCAAACATGGCATTCACAGACTGTCTGACACCTGCTGACCTGTTCCCAGAGGGGAAGGGGTCAAA gAGGAAAAACTGGGGAACAAGAATAAGATTTCTCCTGAAGACAAACTCTTCCCACTCGGTTTTACATCTCGTGAGAAACAGACGATACAG GCCGAGTCCTGATGACGTGAGCCAATGGGCGCAGTCACTCGACAAACTACTAAGTCATAAAT ACGGCAAAATGATCTTTTGCATCTTCCTGAAGTCGGAGTTCTGCGAGGAGAACATCGAGTTCTGGACGGCGTGTGAAGAGTTCTGCACGCTCACGTCTCACAAGGAGCTGGTGTCCAAAGCCAACAGCATCTACGAGGAGTTCATCAGAAGCGAAGCCCCCAAGGAG ATTAACCTGGATTACCACACGAAGAACCACATCACAGAGAGCCTGGACGACCCGACGGTCACCAGCTTCCTGTCGGCTCAGAAGAAAGTCTACAGCCTGATGGAGAACAACTCGTACCCGAGGTTCATCCACTCCGACCTCTACAAAGAGCTGTGCTCCCGGGCGGAGGCCAAGCACCTGAGAGCCTGGTCGAACTGA